GTAAATAATAATTTTTGGGAATATCCTGCAGAAGGATTGCTCTCTGATCTCATTTTCGGTTGCGGGGCATCAGCCGTTTTATTCATTCCCTTTTTCCTTCTTTCCTTTCTTTCCGCCCGGGCCGGAAGATCCTTTCTGGTCATATTTCAAATTATTCTGTTATTGTTCAGCGCCATGCTGGCCGAGTACTTTGTAACAACCCTTGCGCCTTTAGGAGAAATATTGTTCATCACACCGTGGAATGAAGTGAAGCATATTGTATTCAGTTCAGTAAATCCTGATCTACGCGTGATTTTAATTTTGCTTATTCCCCTGCTTTTTGTTCCCATCTGGTTTGCAATTAAAAAAATAACCGGTCCAAGAATTATCTTACCCATGTTCTTATTGATTATAGCTGGAGCCATTTTAGAATTTTCCTATAAAATATATAACATCGAAAATTTTTCATCTTCTCTGAATTATTACCAAAGCATCAGCAAACCCTCATACTTGCTAAAAGAGAGCTATGACTATTATATAAAAGTTGATCGAGATTTAGATTTTAACAGTCCTGAATTCCGGGAGATCATTAAAGATTATCATCAAAAGGCAGTTTCTTTTGAAACGGACGATGAGCGCTTTCCGATGTGGCACAAGGCGGGAAAACCGGAAGATGTGCTCGGCCCTTTTATGAATTTAAAGGCACAACCACCTATCATTGTTTTTTTAATTGTAGAAGGTTTGGGGGGCGCTATTTCCGGGGATAATTCTTATTTAGGAAGCTTCACGCCTTTTCTCGATTCACTGGCCAACCATTCATTGTATTGGCCCAATTTTATTGGAAACGGACAGCGAACTTTTGCCGCCATTCCTTCTGCAACTGGGGCGCTACCTTTTGGCCGCGAGGGCTTTACCGAACAAAGGGAAGAAATGCCCCGGCACCTTTCTCTTTATTCCATTTTAAAAAAGAACAACTACCACACTGGCTTCTTTTATGCCGGCTGGGCAGGTTTTACTTCCATGGATTATTACTTTCAGTATCATAACGTGGACCTGTTGGTTGAAGATGTAAATTTCCCTGACTCCTTTAGCAAGCATGGCTACGTTTGGGGATACCATGATGAAGACCTTTATTTAAGGTATTTTCAAATGTTGGATTCTTTAAGGAATGAAAATGTTTTGCAACCGTTGATGAATACGCTGCTCACTTTATCAACGCATGAGCCTTTCAGAGTACCGGGCATTGCGTCCTATATTGAAAGGGTTGAGCAAATGGTAGATACTTCTTCAATTAATGAGAAATATAAAGAAAGCATACTTCAAGGTGCCGGCATTTATGCCAGTTACCTGTATGCCGATAAAGAAATACAGGACTTTATAGAAGAATATAAAAAAAGGCCGGATTATGAAAATACCGTTTTTTTCATATTTGGAGATCACCGGATGACTGCTTCGATCAGAGATGAAATTGATATGTATCACGTCCCTTTGCTGGTATATTCGCCATTGTTAAAGCGCTCTAAAAAAATGGCTGCTATTAATTCGCAGCGAAACCTTATGCCGACAGTGCTCAACCTTATGCACCAAAAATTCGCGATTGATCTTCCGCCAGGGCAGCATTGGTTTGATTTGGCGCTGGATACAGTTGCCGGCTTTCGCAATATTCATCAGATCCCTTTGATGACCACCGAACGGACTACCAGTGATTTTATTGACGGATTGCATTTTATCACCGGTGATATTTTGCACCAGATTAATCCTGATATGTCCCTGACCAGATTGCCGAATGACAGCACCTACCAACCCCTGAGGAAACAAATAAGGAGAAAAGCTGATCTCCATCAAATTGTGGGAGAATATGTCTGCGTAAGAAATCGTCTGATACCAAAGGAAGTCATGGATGAATATCTCTCTCCCAGGGTATTATTCGATGGTAAAGATGTTTTACCGAAAAAGATCAAATTCAATGAGGATAAGGAATGGGATAGCATTTACAGCCGCATACCTGTTCCGGATGACGCATTAAGTTTTGTTGAAATAAGTTTTGATGTGGCAACTGACGATCCGGGCCAACTTCCCCTTATAGTTTTTCAGGTGAATGATAAAAACAACAAGCAACTGGAATGGCTACAGATTGAAGTAAAGGACAGGCTGTATGGCCCTGAAGGCGGACCTTACCGGTTTCTGTACAAGCATATCATAAAACCCAAACAAGGAATGACACATAATATACGCTGTCTGATCTGGAGTCATAAAAAAAGTGAATTCACGCTGCTGGAACTCACGGGGAGGGTTTATACTTATAATGGGGATATTCCTTGATTCGCAACGGAATGGAGGACTAAAGATATTCTGGAGCGGGATGTCGGGCAACCATTTAATATCCTCCTACAGTTTCACATTGAATAAAATCTGCATTAATGAGCTGGCCGAGCTGATGGACGGCAGGAAAATCATTAAAGGCTCTAAGTCTACTTCTTAATCTCTCCTGAATTGAACTTTACCAGCTTCTCCCAATCAATTGCACCATTTTCATCGCAAAAATCATTGCTGAAGGTGCGGGTGAATTTGTTGATCATCTGTGAATAAGACTCCATGAATTCTTCATTCTTTTCTTTAGCTTTATGTCCCAGAGGTTCTATAATGTCCGTGTAGAGATCAGGATTATCAGAAATGAATTCCCAAAAACGCTGTCCACAATACTTGAAAAATTCACCTTTATCAGGATTGTTATCTCTGCCGTAGCAGCAACCGTTTACTGCCACCACATTCACTCCAGAATTGCTAGTACGCAGAACGATCTTTGCCTTTTTGAAGTCAGTGATCATCTTAGCGATTTGACTGCTATTTCCCCAATTTGGACCAGATTTGATATTGACAAGATATCGCCTGTCGTCCTTATCAAATTCTAGATCAATACCATTAATGCCGGACTTCCTGCCGTTGTAGACTTTTTCGTTGATGAATATTGCCAGACCTTCCAACCAATCACCGAAAATTCCCTCCTCACTTGATGAGATATGAGCATCCACAATTCCTCTAACAATTTCATCAGCTGTGAGAATATGTTTGGCTTTGAATAGATAGGGGTTTTTTCGTCTTAAGACTCGAACTAAGCTCAAATTATCAAGACTTTTTATCCGCTTCTTGTGGAAGATTCCAATATTCTCCTCAACGTACTTTGATACTTCCGTTAGCTTTAGTCTTGCCATATTCAACTTTTGGTTCTAATAGGTAATGATCAACTGATGGAATTTCTTTCCTTACCATCTCATAGTATTCTGGGACGATTTCGATTCCGATTGAATTGCGCTTCATTCGATGCGCTACGTAATTTGTTGTTCCAGATCCCATGAATGGATCGAGAACGGTATCCCCCTGTTTTGAAAAGAGTTTGATGAACCACTCCGGTAATCCTTCAGGAAAGGCAGCACTATGATTTTTGTTATTGCATTCTGTAGCCAGATGAAGCACGTTAGTTGGAAAGGCCTTCTCCCTAGTAAGCCAATTTGATATGTTCTTCCCGAAACCACTTCCCACCTTTGATTCATCCCTTGCCTTGTCAGTTTTGCTCAATTTTTTGAGTCTTGTTTTGGCCCAATCTCCCATTGGGACCATGACCTCTTCCTGATACATGTTAAAATTCTTCTCCTTATTAAATTGAAGAATCCTTTCCCAGGCATCACGAAAGCGATTGGGCCATTTCCCAGGATAGCTGTTCTTTTTATGCCAAATGAATTCTTCTGTCCATAACCATCCCTGCCTTCGCATCTCTAAAATGAGCTCTAGGACGTAGGTACTGCGCTCACCACTAACCACCTTCTCTTTAATGTTCAGGACAAAAGTGCCTTTGGGATTCAAAACCCTTAGCAGTTGTTCAGTTATAGGTAAGAACCACTCCACATACTTCTGATGAGGAATACCACCGTAGCTGGTTTTCCTCTGATCAGCGTAGGGTGGTGATGTGAAAATGAAATCCACCGAATTATCTGGAATTTCTTCCAGAATTTCTCGGCAGTCACCTAAATACAAATCTGTTCTTAACTCCATGAGGCAAATTTAACGGAGTGTGTTGAAAGGTGAAGGAATTGAGGGAAGTTGTTTTAAACAAACTG
This sequence is a window from Bacteroidia bacterium. Protein-coding genes within it:
- a CDS encoding LTA synthase family protein, with the translated sequence MNKKGSLNHHLLFFTRSTLVFLLILLLLRIVEYFSFDAIHSVNNNFWEYPAEGLLSDLIFGCGASAVLFIPFFLLSFLSARAGRSFLVIFQIILLLFSAMLAEYFVTTLAPLGEILFITPWNEVKHIVFSSVNPDLRVILILLIPLLFVPIWFAIKKITGPRIILPMFLLIIAGAILEFSYKIYNIENFSSSLNYYQSISKPSYLLKESYDYYIKVDRDLDFNSPEFREIIKDYHQKAVSFETDDERFPMWHKAGKPEDVLGPFMNLKAQPPIIVFLIVEGLGGAISGDNSYLGSFTPFLDSLANHSLYWPNFIGNGQRTFAAIPSATGALPFGREGFTEQREEMPRHLSLYSILKKNNYHTGFFYAGWAGFTSMDYYFQYHNVDLLVEDVNFPDSFSKHGYVWGYHDEDLYLRYFQMLDSLRNENVLQPLMNTLLTLSTHEPFRVPGIASYIERVEQMVDTSSINEKYKESILQGAGIYASYLYADKEIQDFIEEYKKRPDYENTVFFIFGDHRMTASIRDEIDMYHVPLLVYSPLLKRSKKMAAINSQRNLMPTVLNLMHQKFAIDLPPGQHWFDLALDTVAGFRNIHQIPLMTTERTTSDFIDGLHFITGDILHQINPDMSLTRLPNDSTYQPLRKQIRRKADLHQIVGEYVCVRNRLIPKEVMDEYLSPRVLFDGKDVLPKKIKFNEDKEWDSIYSRIPVPDDALSFVEISFDVATDDPGQLPLIVFQVNDKNNKQLEWLQIEVKDRLYGPEGGPYRFLYKHIIKPKQGMTHNIRCLIWSHKKSEFTLLELTGRVYTYNGDIP
- a CDS encoding PmeII family type II restriction endonuclease encodes the protein MARLKLTEVSKYVEENIGIFHKKRIKSLDNLSLVRVLRRKNPYLFKAKHILTADEIVRGIVDAHISSSEEGIFGDWLEGLAIFINEKVYNGRKSGINGIDLEFDKDDRRYLVNIKSGPNWGNSSQIAKMITDFKKAKIVLRTSNSGVNVVAVNGCCYGRDNNPDKGEFFKYCGQRFWEFISDNPDLYTDIIEPLGHKAKEKNEEFMESYSQMINKFTRTFSNDFCDENGAIDWEKLVKFNSGEIKK
- a CDS encoding site-specific DNA-methyltransferase, with translation MELRTDLYLGDCREILEEIPDNSVDFIFTSPPYADQRKTSYGGIPHQKYVEWFLPITEQLLRVLNPKGTFVLNIKEKVVSGERSTYVLELILEMRRQGWLWTEEFIWHKKNSYPGKWPNRFRDAWERILQFNKEKNFNMYQEEVMVPMGDWAKTRLKKLSKTDKARDESKVGSGFGKNISNWLTREKAFPTNVLHLATECNNKNHSAAFPEGLPEWFIKLFSKQGDTVLDPFMGSGTTNYVAHRMKRNSIGIEIVPEYYEMVRKEIPSVDHYLLEPKVEYGKTKANGSIKVR